A section of the Pseudomonadota bacterium genome encodes:
- a CDS encoding acyl-CoA thioesterase domain-containing protein codes for MRSPAEALARTLRLDALDTDAFTGQPDDFGAPNTYGGQLIGQAISASAQCVDGRALHSMHAYFMRAGQRDKAIRYAVNRLRDGGNFSARRVQAYQDDALLFSGICSFHTFADHLEIQALTAPDCPPPAALPAIDFDAVAFPFRRRDGSAGHPLSAFEIRGEPSGVITGIRSAENTMWFRWLGEASQDAAAHAALFGWLSDFFLLPTALRLTGHWLADPNLKIASLDHALWLHRPFSMRDWMRFDYRARLLSHGRAHASADIFDTEGVLLASLAQEGVLQLRPSAAPTP; via the coding sequence ATGCGTTCCCCTGCGGAGGCGCTTGCTCGCACCCTTCGGCTCGATGCGCTCGACACCGACGCGTTCACCGGTCAGCCCGACGACTTCGGCGCCCCGAACACCTACGGTGGCCAACTGATCGGCCAGGCCATTTCGGCGTCGGCCCAGTGCGTGGACGGCCGTGCCTTGCACTCCATGCACGCGTACTTCATGCGCGCGGGCCAACGCGACAAGGCGATCCGCTACGCGGTCAACCGGCTTCGGGACGGCGGTAACTTCAGCGCGCGTCGCGTCCAGGCCTACCAGGACGACGCCCTGTTGTTCTCCGGCATCTGCAGTTTTCACACGTTCGCCGATCACCTCGAGATACAAGCGCTCACCGCGCCCGACTGCCCGCCCCCGGCCGCGCTGCCGGCAATCGACTTCGACGCCGTGGCCTTTCCGTTTCGTCGCCGCGACGGCAGCGCCGGGCACCCCCTGTCGGCGTTCGAGATCCGCGGCGAGCCCTCCGGCGTGATCACCGGGATCCGCTCGGCCGAGAACACCATGTGGTTCCGCTGGCTCGGCGAAGCGAGCCAGGATGCGGCGGCCCACGCGGCGTTGTTCGGGTGGTTGTCGGATTTCTTCCTGTTGCCGACCGCGCTTCGCCTGACCGGCCACTGGCTGGCTGACCCGAACCTGAAAATTGCAAGTCTGGATCACGCCTTGTGGCTGCACCGGCCGTTCTCGATGCGCGACTGGATGCGATTCGACTACCGTGCACGCCTGCTCAGCCACGGTCGCGCGCACGCCAGCGCGGACATCTTCGACACCGAGGGTGTGCTGCTCGCGAGCCTCGCGCAGGAGGGCGTGTTGCAGCTGCGCCCGAGCGCAGCGCCGACGCCCTGA
- a CDS encoding 8-oxo-dGTP diphosphatase, translating to MCPHGGELGGQQDERPASGRPASGRLASDWPADDLATLVFCLRGSQVLLIEKKRGLGAGKVNGPGGKLEPGESAADCARREVAEETGLIVGAVSARGELRFAFADGYRLRVFVFVSSDVEGSPHPTDEADPFWCERDAIPFDRMWADDRLWLDRVLAGARVDGALDFDSDTLLSYHLSYR from the coding sequence ATGTGTCCACACGGCGGTGAGCTCGGTGGTCAGCAAGACGAGCGGCCCGCGTCCGGGCGGCCCGCGTCCGGGCGGCTCGCGTCCGATTGGCCCGCAGACGACCTCGCCACGCTGGTGTTCTGCCTGCGCGGCAGTCAGGTCCTGTTGATCGAGAAGAAGCGCGGGCTCGGGGCGGGCAAGGTCAACGGGCCGGGCGGCAAGCTCGAGCCCGGCGAGTCTGCAGCCGACTGCGCGCGGCGCGAGGTGGCGGAAGAGACCGGCCTGATCGTCGGCGCGGTGTCGGCGCGGGGTGAGCTGCGCTTTGCCTTCGCCGACGGCTACCGCCTGCGTGTGTTCGTGTTCGTGAGCTCGGATGTCGAGGGTAGCCCGCACCCGACCGACGAGGCCGATCCGTTCTGGTGCGAGCGCGATGCCATTCCCTTCGATCGGATGTGGGCCGACGACCGGTTGTGGCTCGACCGCGTGCTCGCCGGCGCCCGTGTCGACGGCGCGCTCGACTTTGACAGCGACACCTTGCTGTCCTACCACCTGAGCTATCGCTGA
- a CDS encoding histidine phosphatase family protein yields MLVRHGEKAEGEGALIGHTDVALSTKGHADVAALASTWSGAAPAQIVASDLLRTRQSAAPLCARFGQQLATDARLREMHFGAWEGKVWSEVEASHAVDAKRWGERWYEARVPGGESYPDVAERAASWLADFQRAPASPTVVFSHSGTIRALLCVIFERPLSEAFDRPCSLAHVHTIEWYDGQPRSVTADRSDFGVP; encoded by the coding sequence GTGCTCGTACGCCACGGCGAGAAAGCCGAGGGCGAAGGCGCGCTGATCGGCCACACCGACGTCGCGCTCTCAACCAAGGGGCATGCCGACGTCGCCGCGCTGGCCTCGACCTGGTCCGGTGCCGCGCCTGCGCAGATCGTCGCCAGCGATCTGCTTCGCACGCGGCAGTCGGCTGCTCCCCTGTGTGCACGCTTCGGCCAGCAACTGGCCACCGACGCACGGCTGCGCGAGATGCATTTCGGTGCCTGGGAGGGCAAGGTCTGGTCCGAGGTCGAGGCGAGCCACGCCGTCGATGCCAAGCGGTGGGGTGAGCGGTGGTACGAGGCGCGCGTGCCGGGCGGGGAGTCCTACCCGGATGTCGCCGAGCGCGCGGCGAGTTGGCTAGCCGATTTCCAGCGCGCGCCGGCGTCGCCGACCGTGGTGTTTTCGCACAGCGGGACCATCCGCGCCCTGTTGTGCGTGATCTTTGAACGCCCCCTGAGCGAAGCGTTCGACCGGCCCTGTTCGCTCGCGCACGTACACACGATCGAGTGGTACGACGGGCAGCCACGCAGTGTCACCGCCGATCGCAGTGACTTCGGGGTGCCCTAG
- the cobS gene encoding adenosylcobinamide-GDP ribazoletransferase, which translates to MGPRDAARHYFTAQTFLTRLPAPRWVGFSAEWVPPSVAWFPLVGAVVGAFGAGVFWLMVDQTHPTVAAVAAVLVTVLVTGAIHEDGLADTADGIGGGRDREHSLEIMRDSRVGSYGVVALVLALSLRIALLAALGGGAAPVALVLAHSLARASVLPLMTTLPYLRDQGAGSPFMAPHAPSTLAVFAALTLLIAALFDGLVPLLVAAAVSVAAWGYFRQRLGGITGDGFGAVVVVVEVAVLLTVLIQR; encoded by the coding sequence GTGGGCCCACGCGATGCGGCGCGGCACTATTTCACCGCGCAGACTTTCCTGACCCGCTTGCCGGCGCCGCGGTGGGTCGGCTTCAGCGCGGAGTGGGTGCCGCCCAGCGTCGCGTGGTTTCCGCTTGTGGGCGCGGTGGTGGGCGCCTTCGGGGCGGGCGTGTTCTGGTTGATGGTCGACCAGACACACCCGACGGTTGCCGCGGTCGCCGCGGTGCTCGTGACGGTCCTGGTCACCGGAGCGATCCACGAGGACGGCTTGGCCGACACCGCCGACGGTATCGGCGGCGGGCGCGACCGCGAACACAGCCTCGAGATCATGCGCGACAGCCGGGTGGGCAGTTACGGTGTGGTCGCGTTGGTGCTGGCGCTGTCGCTGCGCATCGCCCTGCTCGCTGCGCTCGGCGGCGGGGCCGCGCCGGTGGCACTCGTGCTGGCGCACAGCCTCGCGCGCGCAAGCGTGCTGCCGCTGATGACCACGCTGCCGTACCTGCGAGACCAGGGCGCCGGCTCGCCGTTCATGGCGCCGCACGCACCGAGCACATTGGCGGTGTTTGCTGCGCTCACCCTGCTCATCGCCGCGCTGTTTGACGGTCTGGTGCCGTTGCTCGTGGCGGCGGCGGTGTCGGTGGCGGCGTGGGGGTATTTTCGCCAACGGCTCGGGGGCATCACCGGCGACGGTTTCGGCGCCGTGGTCGTCGTGGTTGAGGTGGCGGTGTTGCTGACCGTGTTGATCCAACGATGA
- a CDS encoding rhodanese-like domain-containing protein, giving the protein MAHRPNTTEGAVKKTAAELVREANAEIETLSVADARALLGQDGVRFVDIRDIRELQKLGKITGAVHAPRGMLEFWVDPESPYHREVFASGDKLILYCASAWRSALATKTLQDMGLDNVCHLEGGFTAWTEAGGDTEALSR; this is encoded by the coding sequence ATGGCGCATCGACCAAACACGACGGAAGGCGCTGTGAAAAAGACTGCTGCGGAACTGGTGCGAGAGGCCAACGCTGAAATCGAAACCCTCAGCGTCGCCGATGCCCGGGCGCTGTTGGGCCAGGACGGCGTGCGCTTTGTCGACATCCGTGACATCCGCGAGTTGCAGAAACTCGGCAAGATCACCGGCGCGGTTCACGCCCCCCGCGGCATGTTGGAGTTCTGGGTCGACCCCGAGAGCCCGTACCACCGTGAGGTGTTCGCATCAGGTGACAAGCTCATCCTCTACTGCGCCTCCGCCTGGCGGTCGGCGCTGGCCACCAAGACGCTGCAGGACATGGGGCTCGACAACGTCTGCCACCTCGAGGGTGGGTTCACGGCCTGGACCGAGGCGGGCGGCGACACCGAAGCACTCAGCCGCTGA
- a CDS encoding Spy/CpxP family protein refolding chaperone, with amino-acid sequence MIKTFLASVGGLTLLAGAAFSAYAVAGGGGHHRMFNPDRAVERFSKRLDLDDTQQAEVRGIVEQAVPVMRAAREDMMAGRTALIDLDPASADYNAEVAELAETAAQHARAIVTQLGQARLDMSAVLSDEQQAEFDQMLSRAKRWGRHHKRGHDGE; translated from the coding sequence ATGATCAAGACCTTTCTCGCATCAGTTGGTGGCCTGACCTTGTTGGCCGGAGCCGCGTTCTCGGCCTACGCCGTAGCCGGCGGCGGTGGACACCACCGGATGTTCAACCCCGACCGCGCCGTGGAGCGCTTCAGCAAGCGCCTCGACCTCGATGACACCCAGCAGGCCGAGGTGCGCGGTATCGTCGAGCAGGCCGTGCCGGTGATGCGGGCGGCGCGCGAAGACATGATGGCCGGTCGCACCGCGTTGATCGATCTCGACCCGGCCTCGGCTGACTACAACGCCGAGGTGGCCGAGCTCGCCGAAACCGCAGCCCAGCATGCCCGTGCGATCGTCACACAGCTCGGCCAGGCGCGCCTCGACATGTCAGCGGTACTGAGCGACGAGCAGCAGGCGGAGTTCGACCAGATGCTGAGCAGAGCCAAGCGCTGGGGCCGTCACCACAAGCGTGGCCACGACGGCGAGTAG
- a CDS encoding ATP-binding protein — MSAPAPERGRLRQLLARNGVFLRVFLAIGASAIVAVALSGALFWVLLDNVWEDLYDRDLGNLESRVERAVQTQSVRGLQSQMLRQEGIVLVVLRDKRPVGLSPPRWLMRQLEHAREHHPEELERRVQRYVYAEFSDGAHGYQIILIPNVRSVWRMARPLGVVFALLTLVLASAWIAWMLTRPLRVLSRSTKQLAEGDLQARVPLSVAGRQDAVGQLGSEFNRMAERVDGLLGSQQQLLRDVSHELRTPLARLQVALTLAQDEPEKGPAMLGRMEAELERLDSLIGQVLSLSRLQSGADTLNLEPVDLVPLLEDVGSNAEFEFADKDVHLRLTAQAARLRGDREKLASAFENIVRNAMRYAPEGSAVTLHVAQLGQQVTVTVSDRGPGVEESKLERLFEAFYRVDGARETSTGGHGVGLAISKEAVARHGGTLRARNLEGGGLEVSVSLPLGPS; from the coding sequence GTGAGCGCACCCGCGCCGGAACGCGGACGGCTGCGGCAGCTGCTCGCGCGCAACGGCGTGTTCCTGCGGGTCTTTCTCGCCATCGGTGCCTCGGCGATCGTGGCCGTGGCACTCAGCGGCGCGCTGTTCTGGGTGTTGCTCGACAACGTCTGGGAGGACCTCTACGACCGCGACCTTGGCAACCTCGAGAGCCGCGTCGAGCGTGCGGTACAAACCCAGTCGGTGCGCGGCCTGCAGAGCCAGATGCTGCGGCAAGAGGGCATTGTCCTTGTGGTGTTGCGCGACAAACGGCCGGTGGGCCTGTCACCGCCACGCTGGTTGATGCGGCAACTCGAGCACGCGCGCGAACACCACCCGGAGGAGCTCGAACGCCGCGTGCAACGCTACGTCTACGCCGAATTCAGCGACGGTGCCCACGGCTACCAGATCATCCTGATCCCGAACGTGCGCAGTGTCTGGCGCATGGCTCGGCCGCTGGGCGTCGTGTTCGCCTTGCTCACACTGGTGCTGGCGAGCGCCTGGATCGCCTGGATGCTGACGCGGCCCCTTCGTGTCCTGAGTCGAAGCACCAAGCAATTGGCGGAAGGCGATTTGCAAGCACGGGTACCGCTCAGCGTGGCTGGACGGCAGGACGCTGTGGGTCAGCTCGGGTCCGAGTTCAACCGCATGGCCGAACGGGTTGACGGCTTGCTCGGCTCGCAACAGCAGCTGCTCCGGGACGTGTCGCACGAACTGCGCACGCCGCTCGCGCGCTTGCAGGTCGCCCTGACCCTGGCGCAGGACGAGCCGGAAAAGGGGCCGGCCATGCTCGGCCGCATGGAAGCCGAGCTCGAGCGGCTCGACAGCCTGATCGGTCAGGTGTTGTCGCTGTCACGCCTGCAAAGCGGAGCGGACACCCTGAACCTCGAGCCGGTTGACCTGGTGCCGTTGCTTGAAGACGTCGGTTCCAACGCAGAGTTCGAGTTCGCTGACAAGGACGTCCACCTGCGCCTGACCGCGCAAGCGGCGCGGTTGCGCGGTGATCGCGAGAAGCTCGCCAGTGCGTTCGAGAACATCGTGCGCAACGCCATGCGCTACGCGCCGGAGGGCAGTGCGGTGACTTTGCACGTGGCACAGTTGGGCCAACAGGTCACCGTGACGGTATCGGACCGCGGTCCCGGTGTCGAAGAGAGCAAACTCGAACGCCTGTTCGAGGCGTTTTATCGGGTCGACGGTGCGCGTGAAACCAGCACCGGTGGTCACGGTGTCGGGCTTGCCATATCGAAGGAGGCGGTGGCGCGCCACGGTGGCACCCTCCGCGCGCGCAACCTCGAGGGGGGCGGTCTGGAGGTCAGCGTCAGCCTGCCACTCGGACCCAGCTGA
- a CDS encoding response regulator transcription factor — MATLLLADDDAVLSELLREFLESQGFAVNVVGNGRAAVEAVASGGVDLVVLDVMMPELDGFEALREIRQHSQVPIIMLTARGDDIDRIVGLEMGADDYLPKPCNPRELAARVRAILRRAQAEEPSADANAVVTVADVTLDPATRSARLAGAPLVLTSTEFNVLIVLMQHVGEVVTKSVLCEAALGRKLALYDRSTDMHVSNLRKKLGEYADGTTRIKTVRGQGYLYAPNAGGA; from the coding sequence ATGGCCACGTTGTTGCTGGCAGACGACGATGCGGTGTTGTCCGAGTTGTTGCGGGAGTTCCTGGAGAGTCAGGGGTTCGCGGTCAACGTGGTCGGCAACGGCCGTGCCGCGGTCGAGGCGGTGGCCTCGGGCGGCGTCGACCTCGTGGTGCTCGATGTCATGATGCCCGAGCTCGACGGCTTCGAGGCGCTGCGCGAGATCCGCCAGCACTCGCAGGTGCCGATCATCATGCTGACTGCGCGCGGTGACGACATCGACCGCATTGTCGGGCTGGAGATGGGCGCGGACGACTACCTGCCCAAGCCCTGCAACCCGCGTGAATTGGCTGCGCGCGTGCGTGCCATCCTGCGCCGTGCGCAGGCCGAGGAACCCAGCGCCGACGCCAACGCGGTGGTCACGGTGGCCGACGTGACGCTCGACCCGGCCACTCGCAGCGCGCGCCTCGCCGGCGCGCCGCTGGTGCTGACCAGCACGGAGTTCAACGTGTTGATCGTGCTGATGCAACACGTGGGCGAGGTCGTCACCAAGTCGGTGTTGTGCGAGGCCGCGCTCGGACGCAAGCTCGCGCTGTACGACCGCAGCACGGACATGCACGTGAGCAACCTGCGCAAGAAACTCGGCGAGTACGCCGACGGCACCACGCGGATCAAGACTGTCCGGGGACAGGGCTACCTGTACGCACCGAACGCGGGTGGCGCGTGA
- a CDS encoding ABC transporter ATP-binding protein gives MTPTPEALMQTRALHMRFGEVHAVRGVDLDIGTGTCFGLLGPNGAGKTTTIECMEGIKVPTEGSVRYRGAPLGPTFAEDAGIMFQQTALQEFVTAGEMLTMFGRLYQRTTPLDPLIEACQLHDLLKREPKKLSGGQRQRLLLAIALINDPTILFLDEPTTGLDPQARRNLWALINRIKSEGVTIVMTTHYMDEAHALCDQIAIMDHGRVIAQDTPDALLATTFDDVIMQLPTADWPDGVDVPELHLTRGDDHVQLLTRDVNASIAELLQHGVPLRNLRIRSRNLEDLFIELTGRELRN, from the coding sequence GTGACCCCCACGCCCGAGGCTCTGATGCAAACCCGCGCGCTGCACATGCGCTTCGGCGAGGTGCACGCCGTGCGCGGGGTCGACCTCGACATCGGCACCGGGACCTGCTTCGGCCTGCTCGGACCAAACGGTGCCGGCAAGACCACGACCATCGAGTGCATGGAGGGTATCAAGGTGCCCACCGAGGGGTCGGTGCGCTACCGCGGTGCGCCGCTCGGGCCGACCTTCGCCGAGGACGCCGGCATCATGTTCCAGCAGACCGCACTGCAGGAATTCGTCACCGCCGGTGAGATGCTGACGATGTTCGGCCGACTGTACCAGCGGACCACGCCACTTGACCCGCTGATCGAAGCCTGCCAGTTGCACGATCTGCTCAAGCGCGAGCCGAAAAAACTCTCCGGCGGCCAACGCCAGCGCCTGTTGCTTGCCATCGCCCTGATCAACGACCCCACGATCCTCTTTCTCGACGAACCCACAACCGGCCTCGATCCGCAGGCGCGGCGAAACCTCTGGGCGCTGATCAACCGGATCAAATCGGAGGGGGTCACGATTGTGATGACCACCCACTACATGGACGAAGCGCACGCGCTGTGCGACCAGATCGCGATCATGGATCACGGTCGGGTGATCGCGCAGGACACGCCGGACGCCCTGCTCGCGACCACCTTTGACGACGTGATCATGCAACTGCCGACGGCCGATTGGCCCGACGGTGTCGATGTGCCAGAGCTGCACTTGACACGCGGTGACGACCACGTGCAACTGCTCACGCGCGACGTCAACGCCAGCATTGCCGAGCTGCTGCAACACGGTGTGCCGCTGCGCAACCTGCGAATCCGCTCGCGCAACCTCGAGGACCTGTTCATCGAGCTCACCGGGCGGGAGCTGCGCAACTGA
- a CDS encoding ABC transporter permease — translation MFHFRRFYAILVARNLEFVRDYASLGWGLVFPIFIVVGFAFIFNNQQPLYTVGSLGPGDVDATALLGLDDELVDITPQHDRDAAIRKVERHGLDLLVEPSAGRYWINPSSPNGIVLEKVLKAEGSMESLSRLPVSGEALRYVDWALPGVLAMNIMFAALYGIGFVIVRYRKMGVLKRLLATPVSAVEFLSAQLVSRLLLILVVNTILFVGLWITVNFRMEGSALLLLLVFAVGSTSLIAMGLLIAARISSEELANGLLNLATWPMMLLSEVWFSMDDAAPWLQRVADALPLTHMTRSARAIMLDAATFTDVLPSLLYLGGVTTVLLLIGAALFRWET, via the coding sequence ATGTTTCACTTCCGGCGCTTCTACGCGATTCTGGTGGCCCGCAACCTCGAGTTCGTCCGCGACTACGCGTCGCTCGGGTGGGGGCTGGTCTTCCCGATCTTCATCGTGGTCGGCTTTGCCTTCATCTTCAACAACCAGCAACCGCTGTACACCGTCGGCAGCCTCGGGCCCGGCGACGTCGACGCCACCGCGCTCCTGGGCCTCGATGACGAGCTCGTCGACATCACGCCGCAACACGACCGCGACGCCGCGATCCGCAAGGTCGAGCGCCACGGGCTCGACCTGCTGGTCGAACCGTCGGCGGGGCGCTACTGGATCAACCCGAGTTCGCCAAACGGCATCGTGCTGGAGAAGGTGCTCAAGGCCGAGGGCAGTATGGAGTCGCTCTCTCGCCTGCCGGTCAGCGGCGAGGCACTTCGGTACGTGGACTGGGCGCTGCCCGGGGTACTCGCGATGAACATCATGTTTGCCGCGCTCTACGGCATCGGCTTCGTGATCGTCCGTTACCGCAAGATGGGCGTGCTCAAGCGCCTGCTGGCGACGCCGGTCAGCGCGGTGGAGTTCCTCTCGGCCCAACTGGTATCGCGGCTGCTGTTGATTCTGGTGGTCAACACCATCCTGTTTGTCGGCCTGTGGATCACCGTCAATTTCCGCATGGAGGGCAGCGCCCTGTTGCTGTTGCTGGTGTTCGCCGTCGGCTCGACCTCGCTGATCGCGATGGGCCTGCTGATCGCTGCCCGCATCAGCTCGGAAGAGCTCGCCAACGGCCTGCTCAACCTCGCAACCTGGCCGATGATGCTGCTCAGCGAGGTCTGGTTCAGCATGGACGACGCCGCCCCGTGGCTGCAGCGCGTGGCCGATGCCTTGCCGTTGACACACATGACCCGCAGCGCACGCGCCATCATGCTCGACGCCGCAACGTTCACCGACGTGTTGCCGAGCCTGCTCTACCTCGGCGGCGTCACCACGGTCCTGCTGCTGATCGGCGCCGCCCTCTTCCGCTGGGAAACCTGA
- the gmk gene encoding guanylate kinase: MSGHLFIVTAPSGAGKTSLVSRLLRDTANIRLSVSHTTRARRDGEVDGVHYHFVDTATFDALREQDAFLESADVFGNQYGTSHAAVAAVTETGDDVVLEIDCQGAAQVRARHPSATSVFILPPSRATLLARLTGRASDSAEAIARRTADAIAEMRQHGDADYLIINDDFDTAFTELQAIVLAERCRHGRQATRHAALIADLVQGDT; this comes from the coding sequence ATGTCTGGTCACCTCTTCATCGTCACCGCCCCGTCAGGTGCCGGCAAAACCAGCCTGGTCTCGCGGCTGCTGCGGGACACAGCGAACATCCGCCTGTCGGTGTCGCACACCACGCGCGCACGCCGCGACGGCGAAGTCGACGGTGTGCACTACCACTTCGTCGACACCGCCACCTTCGATGCGCTGCGGGAACAGGATGCCTTCCTCGAATCGGCCGACGTCTTTGGCAACCAGTACGGCACCAGCCACGCCGCCGTCGCAGCGGTGACCGAGACCGGCGACGACGTGGTGCTCGAGATCGACTGCCAGGGCGCCGCCCAGGTCCGGGCGCGGCACCCGTCGGCCACCAGTGTGTTCATCCTGCCGCCGTCACGTGCCACGCTGCTGGCCCGCCTCACCGGCCGGGCCTCGGACAGTGCGGAAGCAATCGCGCGGCGCACCGCGGACGCGATTGCCGAAATGCGCCAGCACGGCGACGCCGACTACCTGATCATCAACGACGATTTCGACACCGCCTTCACCGAGTTGCAGGCCATCGTCCTGGCCGAACGCTGCCGACACGGCCGGCAAGCCACCCGGCACGCTGCGCTGATCGCCGACCTGGTTCAGGGCGACACCTGA
- the rpoZ gene encoding DNA-directed RNA polymerase subunit omega has product MARVTIEDCLEHVDNRFDLVVTAARRARHIAMGGEALVEADGDKPTVTALREVADGLVTEDVLAMAIEHRPAPVAPIIRDEDAREF; this is encoded by the coding sequence ATGGCCCGTGTCACCATCGAAGACTGCCTCGAGCACGTCGACAACCGCTTTGACCTCGTGGTCACGGCTGCGCGGCGCGCGCGGCACATCGCCATGGGCGGCGAGGCGCTGGTTGAAGCGGACGGCGACAAACCGACCGTCACGGCGTTGCGCGAAGTGGCCGACGGCCTGGTCACCGAAGACGTGCTGGCGATGGCCATCGAGCACCGTCCGGCCCCGGTCGCACCGATCATCCGCGACGAGGACGCCCGCGAGTTCTGA